CGAATTTTGCTTCACGTCGATCCGGCTGACGCGGATGATGTCGATGCCGGTATAAACGACCCGCTGAATCCAGTAGCGCCGGTCCTCGAACGCGACGACATGGCTCTTGTCCTGCTCCGCAGCGAGATCAATTCCATCAGGCTGATCGACGCGCACGAGTTGCTGCGGTGCCGTGACGAAGCGGCCATAATGGAAGAAACCCATTCGGATCGGGCGGGGAATGTCGCGATTCGCATTGAAATAGAGCCGCCCCGTCAGCCCGACGACCGCCGATTTTGGACTGTCGATCGCGGCCAGTGCGACGCGTACCCGGTCGCGATCCGCAGCCTTGCTGTCGGATGGTTTCTGAATCCCCTGCGCCATGAACCGGCGATGGACCGCAGCTCGGTTCAGCGCATCTATCATCAGGCGCGCGGCGTCATATGAGCCGCCGCCGACCCAGCTTGGGGAAGTTCCCGCTTTCGCTTTGTAGTCGGCGGCAAAAACCTGCGCCGCCACGCTGGCGCTGTCGAAAATCAGCGACGATGCGGCGTACAGGTTCTCACTGAAGAAACCCGGATGCATCTTTTCCTCGGGCTCGTTGACGAAATTTTGCAAATAGCTTTCGCGCCCTGCGCCCTGGGTCGTGATGATCGTCCCCTTGATGCCGCGGCGACGCAGCGCCTTGACGATGTCTGCGATATAATCGGCCGCCGCGCCGACGACGATGACACCGGGACCGGGCTCCTGCGCGGTAGCGTCCAGCGCCTTGTCCATCGATCCGATCTGACCGTCCGCAACGTCCAGTTCGAACACGTGCAGCTGCTCCGGCGGATAGGCCGCCGCAAATCCACGCTCAAAACTCTTGCCATAGGAATCGCGCGTGTGAACGAGGCGGACTTTTGGCTCCTTCATCACGGCGCGCAGATGTTCCGCGATCGAGCGCGCCTGTGCGGAGACCGGCGACAGCGCACGAAAATAGTAATCATTGCCGGATGTCAGCTCGTCGGCAGCCGCGCTTCCCGTGAGCGCCGGAATCCGCGCATCCTTATATACCGGAGCTGCTGCGAGCGACGCGGAGCTAAGATAATGGCCGAGCACAGCGACGCACGGGCTGTCGGCGATCGCCTGCGCATTCGCGCGCGCCACGGCTGGATTGCTCGCGTCATCGAACAGAACGAGTTCAATCGACCGTCCGTTGACGCCACCCTTGGCGTTCACATCGTCGATTGCAAGCTGCATCGCGGCCAGGCTTTCCGTTCCGGCCGGGGCCGACGGGCCAGAGAGCGAATTGGCGAACGCGATGCGAATAGGCTCCGGGCGAGTCAAGAGGATGGCGGCCCAGGCGACGGCGAGCACTAGGGCAACGCCCGCAACAACGGCAAGCCACCTGATGAGCCGCTGCTTCATCTTCGATCCTTGCATCGATCGGCATAAGCCGAGATTCTCCAGATCGAGGTCTCAATCAGGCCGAGATTGCCGCCGCTGAGAGCGTTTTTCAAGCCCGTCCCATCGCCGCCGGCAAGACCTACGACCACTCAAAGCGGATGAAGGAAAAGTGCGTGGTCGCGTTTGGGTCATTCACTGCGGAGTTAGAGCGGCCCCCAGGCGCCCCACGGCCGCAAGCCTCTGAAAGCAGACACGATCTACGCGTCACAACGCATCGATGCCCTCACAAACCGAGGAGCACGATCATGCCTGACGAAGACAGCCTGCTCGGCCACACTAAGATCGAAAGCACGGTCCGCTATCTCGGCATCGAGGTTGACGACGCCCTCGCGATTGCCGAACAAGTTGATGTCTGAATCACCAGGGCAGAGCGGACATGCTCTGCCCATCGGCCATCAGCCGCCTCTGGCCAACAACTGACCTTTGTTTTGATTTGCGTTAGCTTACGCTAGCCCCCCGATGATCTTGTCAACATCCGCTTCCGGGAACACCTTGACCGAAGTCGTCCGTACGTTCCCGATGGCGGCCAACGACAAGAGAAACTTGGCCATGGCCTCATCGTCGGCGGCCTCAGCGTGGATGATGAGGTCATATGTTCCCATGGCGAGATAGCCGGCCTTGATGTCAACGCCGAACTTTTTGCCCAACTCCCTGGCGGCCGCTCGACGCTGCGGCATTTCCCTGATGGTCCGAACACCTTGCTCGGTGAAATTGCAGAGAAGCATGTACGTGGACATGGCGATTCTCCTTTGACAAAGAAGCAATGGACTTAACGGGTCCACGACGTGGATTATGCCACACTGCCTGACCCCGCCCAACCACCAAGATCCCCTCAGGGCGGCTCGAAGCGGCTAGGGGTCACGAGCCGTGATACTTGCGGCGAGCAAATTAAGTCAGCTCTGCCTCCGACAGGAGACCACAGAGAGACCTGATAAATTCGTCGCGATGGGCCATTTCCGGACATCGCGCAATCCTCGGTCGCCGACTCATGGATTCACCCAATTGGCCGCCAGCATTTTGGTCTTGTAAGGCGACGCTGCTTATTGCCAAAATCGAACGTCTACAGTTGTTCTCATCATGCCATGCGCTTCTTGGTGGCGAAAATCCGTACTGACGCACCACCTTGGCAAGATGGTCGAAGGCCGATGTCGGCGAATGGCTGCAAGCAAGACGTGCTATCCCGGAAACATTGGGATAACGTTTCTTCGCCGTGGGTCTGAAATTCGGCCAGCCGCCAACCCGATGTCAGTGGGGCCAATGCAGCAGATTGCGGAGTGGCTCGAGAAGCTTGGCTTGGGGCAATACGCGCAGCGCTTTGCCGAGAACGACATTGATCCGAGCGTTCTGCGCGATCTGACCGATCACGACCTCGAGAAAATCGGCGTCTCGCTCGGCCATCGCAGGAAGATTTTACGCGCGATTGCGGAGCTCGATGAGGTCGGACCGAGAGCCGGGCCTGCTCCTCGGACCGCGGCCGAGAAACGTCAGCTCACGGTGATGTTCGCCGATCTCGTTGGTTCGACAGCGCTTTCGACAAGGCTTGACCCTGAGGACTTGCGTGAAATCATTGGCGCGTACCACCGCTGCTGTGCCGAGCAAATCGAGAAATCTGGCGGGTTCGTTGCCAGATACATGGGCGACGGCGTGCTCGCTTATTTCGGCTATCCGCGGGCGGATGAAGACGATGCAGAGCGCGCGGTATACGCCGGGCTAACATTAGTCGCGGCAGTGGCCGGACTTGCTGTCGGTCCAGAGACAAGATTGCGAGCGCGAGTTGGCATTGCCACCGGTTTGGTGGTTGTCGGTGATCTCCTCGAGGAGGGCGCGTCGCGGCAGCATGAGGTGGTCGGTAAGGCCGCCAATCTGGCCTCGCGACTTCAGGCCCTGGCCGATCCGGACACGGTGGTCATCGACGGTAGCACCCGCCGCCTCATCGGAGGGTTCTTCGAGTATCTCGCTCTCGGGAGCGTTTCCATCAAAGGCTTCAGCGATCCGGTGCCGATCTGGCAAGTCATCGGTGCGAGCGCGGTCGATAGTCGCTTCGAGGCCTTGCGCGTAGGCAGAACGCCACTGCTCGGCCGAGCTGAGGAGATCGGGCTGCTGATGCGCCTCTGGCAGGAGATAAAACGCGGCAATGGCTCGGTCGTGCTGATCTCGGGTGAGCCGGGCATAGGCAAATCGCGCCTCGCCGAGACGGCGCTGGAGCGGCTGAGCGATGATCCACACATCCGCTTGCGCCGCTTCTGCTCCCCGCACCACCAGGACACCGCGCTTTTCCCGACCATCTCACAGCTCGAGCGGGCAGCGGGATTCCGGCGTGACGATACGGACCAGCAACGGTTGGACAAGCTCGAGGCGTTGCTCGCGGAGGCAAACGCCGACCTTAGCGAGGCCGTTCCTCTGATCGCGGATCTGCTGTCCGTGTCGATCGGGAATCGCTATCTACCGCTCAACCTCAACCCGCAGAAGCGCAAGGAGAAGACGCTGCGGGCCCTCCTGGCCCAACTCGAGGGACTGGCAGCACGCCGGCCGGTGCTAATGGTATTCGAGGATGTGCATTGGATCGACCCCACCTCGCTTGACCTATTGGACCTCATCGTCGACAGGGTCTCCACTCTTCGGGTTTTGTTGATCATCACGTTCCGGCCAGAGTTCGTGCCGGCCTGGATTGGGCGCCCGCACGTGACATCGATCAGCCTCAGTCGTCTGCCGCGTCGACAACGTGCCGAAATGATCATGCGGGTGACCGGCGGCAAGGCGTTGCCTCAGGAGATCGCCGAACGGATCATCGATCGAACCGATGGCGTACCGCTGTTCATCGAGGAATTGACCAAGGCCGTAATCGAGAGCGGTATGCTGACCGACGCTGGCGATCGCTTTGATGCGAGTGGGCCCGTGCCTCCGCTTGCCATCCCTACCTCGCTCCAAGCGTCGCTCCTGGCACGGCTCGATCGCTTGGCACCCGTGCGCGAGATGGCACAGATCGGAGCAACCCTTGGGCGGTCGTTCTCGCATGAGCTGATCAGCGCCGTCGCGGCCATGCCGCAGCAACAGGTGGACGGGGCCTTGGCGCAGCTCGTACGCGCCGAGTTGATCTTCCAGCGGGGCACCCCGCCGGATGCAGAGTACACGTTCAAGCACGCGCTGGTACAGGACGCAGCCTATAGCACCTTGCTGCGCGGTCGACGCCAGCAGATCCATGCCCGCGTTGCGACGACGCTGGAGAGCCAGTTTCCTGAAATCGTGACCGCTCAGCCGCAACTCATGGCCAACCATTGTGCCGAGGCCGGTTTCACCGAGAAGGCGGTCGGCTACCGGCTCAAGGCCGGCCAGCAGGCGGTCGCGCGGTCGGCGATGGCGGAAGCGGTGGCGCAGTTGCAGCGGGGGCTGGAATTGGTGGCGAAAATGCCCGAGGAGTCCCGGCCCCTGCAGCACGAGCTTGACCTGCAAATCGCCCTCGGACGGGCCCTGATGGCAACTCATGGGTATTCGGCGCCCGTGGTGGCCGACACCCTCGTCAGGGCGCGAACACTCGCTGAGCGGTTCGATCGACCGGATCGTCTCGCTCCGCTGCTCTATTTCCAATGGGGTTTCCACATGGTTCGGGCCGAGCACGAGCTCGCGGTGTCGCTTGCCGAACAGTTGGAGACATTGGGCCAGACAAGAAAAGATCAAACCATTCGGTTGCTGGGTCACTATATCCATGGCGCCAGTTGCTACTTCCGCGGGGAATTTGTGACAGCGCGCGCCCTTCTTGAGCTGTGCGACGGCTTGAGAAATCCGGCCGCTCGCGCGACTTGCGCCGCCATAGCGGTGGCCGATCCGTACGCGGCGAGCCTGGGTCACCTGGCGTTGACATTAGCGTTTCTGGGCTACATCGATCAGGGACGCGCGCGCGCGGACGAGGCGTTGTCGGAAGCCCGCGGGCTCGATCATCCGTTCACGGTGGCCTTCGTGTTGAGCAAGGTGTGTGCGGTGATGGCGGCGGCCGGCTTGTGGCATGACGCACGGCGGCACGCCGAGGAGCTGGTGGCCGTCTCGAACGAGCACGGTTTTCCACTCTGGTTGGGACTCGGACTTCTTCATCAGGGTCGGTCATTGACGGAACTTGGACAGGCGCAAGATGGCCTCGCTGTGCTCAAGAGGGGACTCTCGGTGCTTCGCGCTGCCGGAGCCGTGGTGCATACGCCGCACGCGCTCTGCCTTCTCGCCGCGGCTCGCACCAAGATCGGGCATCTGCAGGAGGGGCAGCATTGCCTCGTCGAGGCTGAGCAGCTCATCGAGACGACCCACGAGCGGTGCGGTGAGGTCGAGCTGCATCGGCTTCGAGGCGATGTGACGAATGCGAGAGGCGACCGAGCCGCTGCGGAGCAAAATTATCATCGAGCGCTCGCTGTGGCGGAGCGCCAGAGCGCGAAGACATTTGGGCTACGCGCTGCGACGAGCCTCGCCTGCCTGTGGCGCGACCAGGGCAAGCGCACGGAGGCTCGCGACCTCCTCGCGCTCGGGTATGGCCGGTTCACCGAAGGCTTCGACACGCCGGTCCTGCGGGACGCCAAGGCGCTACTCGACCAGCTGGCCTAATGCAGTTCACCTCTTACATGGCTGGATAGCTGCTCGTCGCCACCGGCGCCGAGTGTGAGGATGGGATGCGATTGCCACCGCATGCGCCCCAATGCCGTCGGAATGTCGGCATCGGGTCACAAGCGGCGGTCGCGGCAAGCAGGGCCCCGGGTCGGGTCTAGAGCCGATAGCC
This is a stretch of genomic DNA from Bradyrhizobium sp. CB2312. It encodes these proteins:
- a CDS encoding ABC transporter substrate-binding protein; this encodes MKQRLIRWLAVVAGVALVLAVAWAAILLTRPEPIRIAFANSLSGPSAPAGTESLAAMQLAIDDVNAKGGVNGRSIELVLFDDASNPAVARANAQAIADSPCVAVLGHYLSSASLAAAPVYKDARIPALTGSAAADELTSGNDYYFRALSPVSAQARSIAEHLRAVMKEPKVRLVHTRDSYGKSFERGFAAAYPPEQLHVFELDVADGQIGSMDKALDATAQEPGPGVIVVGAAADYIADIVKALRRRGIKGTIITTQGAGRESYLQNFVNEPEEKMHPGFFSENLYAASSLIFDSASVAAQVFAADYKAKAGTSPSWVGGGSYDAARLMIDALNRAAVHRRFMAQGIQKPSDSKAADRDRVRVALAAIDSPKSAVVGLTGRLYFNANRDIPRPIRMGFFHYGRFVTAPQQLVRVDQPDGIDLAAEQDKSHVVAFEDRRYWIQRVVYTGIDIIRVSRIDVKQNSFNVDFYLWMRFAGDDEAQTHVEFPALLDRGAFDPARPTQAGKEDGLSYRLYRINGDFKARFDLHDYPFDTQELRLHFQNTEQRRELITYVIDRFGLRLADDGSSLAEDGAYSGLQLWRFLGLNYFVESLSSGSTLGKASLFGAEAMTEFAGFDATIMLRRSSSIYMLKNLLPMFLLVLVVFATLFFPETMFRERVTIPVTSILASAVLLVAVNTQIGDVGYTVVVEEMFYIFFVLCLMAILAGYKHEKLREAGRKRAAVALDHAAQLVYAGTVLAVIVVLYRRYAS
- a CDS encoding GYD domain-containing protein; translated protein: MSTYMLLCNFTEQGVRTIREMPQRRAAARELGKKFGVDIKAGYLAMGTYDLIIHAEAADDEAMAKFLLSLAAIGNVRTTSVKVFPEADVDKIIGGLA
- a CDS encoding adenylate/guanylate cyclase domain-containing protein, which codes for MQQIAEWLEKLGLGQYAQRFAENDIDPSVLRDLTDHDLEKIGVSLGHRRKILRAIAELDEVGPRAGPAPRTAAEKRQLTVMFADLVGSTALSTRLDPEDLREIIGAYHRCCAEQIEKSGGFVARYMGDGVLAYFGYPRADEDDAERAVYAGLTLVAAVAGLAVGPETRLRARVGIATGLVVVGDLLEEGASRQHEVVGKAANLASRLQALADPDTVVIDGSTRRLIGGFFEYLALGSVSIKGFSDPVPIWQVIGASAVDSRFEALRVGRTPLLGRAEEIGLLMRLWQEIKRGNGSVVLISGEPGIGKSRLAETALERLSDDPHIRLRRFCSPHHQDTALFPTISQLERAAGFRRDDTDQQRLDKLEALLAEANADLSEAVPLIADLLSVSIGNRYLPLNLNPQKRKEKTLRALLAQLEGLAARRPVLMVFEDVHWIDPTSLDLLDLIVDRVSTLRVLLIITFRPEFVPAWIGRPHVTSISLSRLPRRQRAEMIMRVTGGKALPQEIAERIIDRTDGVPLFIEELTKAVIESGMLTDAGDRFDASGPVPPLAIPTSLQASLLARLDRLAPVREMAQIGATLGRSFSHELISAVAAMPQQQVDGALAQLVRAELIFQRGTPPDAEYTFKHALVQDAAYSTLLRGRRQQIHARVATTLESQFPEIVTAQPQLMANHCAEAGFTEKAVGYRLKAGQQAVARSAMAEAVAQLQRGLELVAKMPEESRPLQHELDLQIALGRALMATHGYSAPVVADTLVRARTLAERFDRPDRLAPLLYFQWGFHMVRAEHELAVSLAEQLETLGQTRKDQTIRLLGHYIHGASCYFRGEFVTARALLELCDGLRNPAARATCAAIAVADPYAASLGHLALTLAFLGYIDQGRARADEALSEARGLDHPFTVAFVLSKVCAVMAAAGLWHDARRHAEELVAVSNEHGFPLWLGLGLLHQGRSLTELGQAQDGLAVLKRGLSVLRAAGAVVHTPHALCLLAAARTKIGHLQEGQHCLVEAEQLIETTHERCGEVELHRLRGDVTNARGDRAAAEQNYHRALAVAERQSAKTFGLRAATSLACLWRDQGKRTEARDLLALGYGRFTEGFDTPVLRDAKALLDQLA